In the genome of Tannockella kyphosi, one region contains:
- a CDS encoding N-acyl homoserine lactonase family protein has translation MSSLEKGYVRLHNIYAGGLKLGAGKTPVAFYLIEHKDGKILFDTGMPPECMDNLTEYWGPTIASISEVDMTENELVVNALDNLGLKVEDIKYVIQSHLHLDHSGGIGFFPNATYIVQESEWQAAHDENYPYPINQLYIAKDFDKAVNWKFLKGIEDDCYDLFGDGSVVVWFTPGHTPGHQSLVLNTKKHGRIVLTADACNDFATLQGETKFSLCWNETAAMESLARLQKAQKDGYTMLFPHDVEKWKTFKKYYD, from the coding sequence ATGAGTAGTCTTGAAAAAGGTTATGTCCGTCTTCATAATATATATGCTGGGGGATTAAAACTAGGTGCTGGTAAAACACCAGTTGCATTTTATTTAATAGAACATAAAGATGGAAAGATACTTTTTGATACGGGAATGCCACCTGAATGCATGGATAATTTAACGGAATATTGGGGTCCAACAATTGCTAGTATCTCTGAAGTTGATATGACAGAAAATGAATTGGTAGTCAATGCATTAGATAATCTTGGACTGAAAGTGGAAGATATTAAGTATGTTATTCAAAGTCATCTCCATTTAGATCACAGTGGTGGTATTGGATTTTTCCCTAATGCAACATATATAGTCCAAGAGAGTGAATGGCAAGCGGCACATGATGAAAATTATCCATATCCTATTAACCAACTTTATATTGCTAAGGATTTTGATAAAGCAGTGAATTGGAAGTTTTTAAAAGGGATAGAGGATGATTGTTATGATTTATTTGGTGATGGATCTGTTGTTGTTTGGTTTACACCAGGACATACGCCAGGACATCAAAGTCTTGTGTTGAATACTAAAAAACACGGACGTATTGTATTGACTGCAGATGCATGTAATGATTTTGCTACTTTACAAGGAGAAACAAAGTTTTCGCTTTGTTGGAATGAAACAGCAGCTATGGAATCATTAGCTCGTCTACAAAAGGCACAAAAAGATGGTTATACAATGCTTTTTCCACATGATGTGGAAAAATGGAAAACATTTAAAAAGTATTATGACTAA
- a CDS encoding TetR/AcrR family transcriptional regulator produces the protein MKQSDRSKQWIADALLLLIKDNPYHRISITDITTKAGVSRLTFYRNFENKEDILQFHFDRVFSEYISSFQTYEIDLEQALCQCFNFWGNLNSDIKVYLKNDLHILMYRPFGKYVNYVLSKGKYKDFFTPTQQTFIVGGLFSSMLSYVENESKQTPEQATKAVLEILKHK, from the coding sequence ATGAAACAATCAGATAGAAGTAAACAATGGATTGCAGATGCACTACTCCTACTAATAAAAGACAATCCTTATCATCGAATTTCAATTACCGACATAACAACAAAAGCAGGAGTATCAAGACTTACATTTTATAGAAATTTTGAAAACAAAGAAGATATTCTTCAATTTCATTTTGACCGTGTATTTTCTGAATATATTTCATCTTTTCAAACATATGAAATAGATTTAGAACAAGCTTTATGCCAATGTTTTAATTTTTGGGGGAATTTAAATTCTGATATCAAAGTATATTTAAAAAATGATCTTCATATACTCATGTATCGACCTTTTGGAAAGTATGTAAACTATGTTTTATCAAAAGGAAAGTATAAAGATTTCTTTACTCCTACTCAACAAACATTTATTGTTGGTGGACTCTTTTCTTCGATGTTATCTTATGTAGAAAACGAATCCAAGCAAACCCCAGAACAGGCAACAAAAGCAGTATTAGAAATACTAAAACACAAATAA
- a CDS encoding putative bifunctional diguanylate cyclase/phosphodiesterase — translation MSDTNKVLSITTEMIAQESVPQAILVGQNKICQTYQYDLATSFIRLDAELFCIPLFVCGYQKEPKTVEKEQNVDFTKSYYQHKEEVLVDFEEDTFIHTTNFSLYQSKLESLGYIPHLDKEISEACISFVKGQDAGVLGFFVFERYEGSKYLTVQEIEETKALLLIMATKVENFETKKQLKEEENKSIFDKLTGLPVLREFKKEARKLLELEDKYAIIYLDIDKFKYINDIWSRETGDDILKSLAHVIQKNIGDKECCCRVEDDKFVAMIRYETQQELEDKIDSVNVQFKQMQQEKFCDVKITVIGGIYKIGVEKNIDLLMDKANIARTSSKGTYDNTCTIYDQDLESLNAREKQLENRAAYALEHHEFIPFLQPKFDIRTNQICGAEALARWKIGDSMISPIEFIGLFEKNGFITRMDFAIYEATLTFMQQLLQKGHQLVPISMNVSRGHMKDTTFCNRFLKLLEKYQVPCNLIELEVTESVFMDDKDIITNFIKELRDHGIMVSIDDFGTEYSSLNLLKDLVVDTIKLDKSFIDDLLVDKDVQKNKVIIKNIVTMIRELGFDIIFEGVESVQQVDFLKEINCYTAQGFLFSRPIPLAAFEKEYYK, via the coding sequence ATGTCAGATACAAATAAAGTATTATCAATCACTACAGAAATGATAGCGCAAGAATCTGTTCCCCAAGCTATATTAGTGGGACAAAATAAAATATGTCAAACGTATCAATATGATTTAGCTACTTCTTTTATTCGATTAGATGCAGAATTATTTTGTATTCCTTTGTTTGTATGTGGCTACCAAAAAGAACCAAAAACAGTTGAAAAAGAACAAAATGTTGATTTCACAAAATCTTATTATCAACATAAGGAAGAGGTGTTAGTTGATTTTGAAGAAGATACTTTTATTCATACTACTAATTTCTCTTTATACCAAAGTAAATTAGAATCTTTAGGATATATTCCTCATTTAGATAAAGAAATAAGTGAAGCTTGTATCTCTTTTGTAAAAGGACAAGATGCAGGTGTATTAGGTTTTTTTGTATTTGAACGTTATGAAGGATCTAAATATTTAACAGTGCAAGAAATTGAAGAAACGAAAGCTCTTTTATTAATAATGGCTACAAAGGTAGAAAACTTTGAAACAAAAAAACAACTAAAAGAAGAAGAAAATAAAAGTATTTTTGATAAATTAACAGGATTACCAGTACTTCGAGAATTTAAAAAAGAAGCAAGGAAGTTATTAGAATTAGAAGATAAGTACGCTATTATTTATTTAGATATTGATAAATTTAAATATATTAATGATATTTGGTCTCGAGAAACAGGGGATGATATATTGAAGTCATTAGCTCATGTGATTCAAAAGAATATTGGTGATAAGGAATGTTGTTGTCGTGTTGAAGATGATAAGTTTGTGGCAATGATTCGATATGAAACACAACAAGAATTAGAAGATAAAATTGATAGTGTGAATGTTCAGTTTAAACAAATGCAACAAGAAAAGTTTTGTGATGTTAAGATTACAGTGATTGGTGGTATTTATAAAATAGGGGTAGAAAAGAATATTGATTTATTGATGGATAAAGCAAATATTGCTAGAACTTCATCAAAAGGAACGTATGATAATACATGTACAATCTATGATCAAGATTTAGAAAGCTTAAATGCTAGAGAAAAACAACTAGAAAATAGAGCAGCTTATGCACTAGAACATCATGAATTTATCCCATTTTTACAACCAAAGTTTGATATTCGTACAAACCAAATATGTGGGGCTGAAGCACTAGCAAGATGGAAGATAGGAGATAGTATGATTTCTCCAATCGAGTTTATTGGCTTGTTTGAAAAAAATGGTTTTATTACAAGAATGGATTTTGCTATTTACGAGGCAACATTAACTTTTATGCAACAACTATTACAAAAAGGACATCAATTAGTACCTATTTCTATGAATGTATCTAGAGGACATATGAAAGATACAACGTTCTGTAATCGTTTTTTAAAACTATTAGAGAAGTACCAAGTACCATGTAACTTGATTGAATTAGAAGTAACAGAAAGTGTTTTTATGGATGATAAAGATATTATTACTAATTTTATTAAAGAGTTACGTGATCATGGAATCATGGTTTCAATCGATGATTTTGGAACAGAATATTCTTCTTTAAATTTATTAAAAGATTTAGTAGTAGATACTATTAAATTAGATAAAAGCTTTATTGATGATCTTTTAGTAGATAAAGATGTTCAAAAGAATAAAGTTATTATTAAAAATATTGTAACAATGATTAGGGAATTAGGGTTTGATATTATATTTGAAGGAGTAGAATCAGTGCAACAAGTTGATTTCTTAAAAGAAATCAATTGTTATACTGCCCAAGGATTCTTATTTTCTAGACCAATACCTCTAGCAGCCTTTGAAAAAGAATATTATAAATAA